One Longimicrobium sp. genomic window carries:
- a CDS encoding aminotransferase class V-fold PLP-dependent enzyme → MALSTAPPQTDFRALRDAEFEYVARSPYLNAASVGPLPERARRAIDAYNLRRSNPHALRGADFEPTLVRCRRAAAGLIGAGEDEIALLPNTSFGVNLAAQCLPLADGQRVIVSDREFPANMYPWLALRRLRNVQVDVIPADARGNPDEARILEELARGDVGLVALSVVQFTNGWLADGETIGRACRARGAWFVVDGIQALGQLPLAVAAWNADVLATGGQKWLCSPFGTGFTYVRRELVGRMEPRVVGWTSMAASADLERVLDYREEWVPGARRFEVGAQPWQDYAGMAESLELLEEAGPAQIRAHVLALLDPLAAFLEERGVEIVSDMRPERRTGIISFRPADAAGAFRALSQAGVGCVLREGAVRLSAHLYNQPEDVATVMNVLDGWMPR, encoded by the coding sequence ATGGCCCTCTCCACGGCCCCGCCGCAGACGGACTTCCGCGCGCTTCGCGACGCCGAGTTCGAGTACGTCGCCAGGTCGCCGTACCTGAACGCGGCCTCGGTGGGGCCGCTTCCCGAGCGCGCCCGCCGCGCCATCGACGCGTACAACCTGCGGCGCTCCAATCCGCACGCCCTGCGCGGCGCCGACTTCGAGCCCACGCTGGTCCGCTGTCGCCGTGCCGCCGCGGGACTGATCGGCGCGGGCGAGGACGAGATCGCGCTGCTGCCCAACACCAGCTTCGGCGTGAACCTGGCCGCGCAGTGCCTGCCGCTGGCGGACGGGCAGAGGGTGATCGTCAGCGACCGCGAGTTTCCGGCGAACATGTATCCCTGGCTGGCGCTGCGGCGGTTGCGCAACGTGCAGGTGGACGTGATCCCGGCGGACGCACGCGGCAACCCCGACGAGGCGCGCATCCTGGAGGAGCTGGCGCGCGGCGACGTGGGGCTGGTGGCGCTCTCCGTCGTGCAGTTCACCAACGGCTGGCTGGCGGACGGCGAAACGATCGGCCGCGCCTGCCGCGCGCGGGGGGCCTGGTTCGTGGTGGACGGCATCCAGGCGCTGGGCCAGCTTCCCCTGGCCGTGGCCGCGTGGAACGCCGACGTGCTGGCGACGGGCGGGCAGAAGTGGCTCTGCTCGCCCTTCGGCACGGGGTTCACGTACGTGCGGCGCGAGCTGGTCGGCCGGATGGAGCCGCGGGTGGTGGGGTGGACGTCCATGGCGGCCTCGGCAGACCTGGAGCGCGTGCTGGACTACCGCGAGGAGTGGGTGCCCGGCGCGCGCCGCTTCGAGGTGGGGGCGCAGCCGTGGCAGGACTACGCGGGGATGGCCGAGTCGCTGGAGCTGCTGGAGGAAGCCGGTCCCGCGCAGATCCGCGCGCACGTGCTGGCGCTGCTGGACCCGCTGGCGGCGTTCCTGGAAGAGCGGGGAGTGGAGATCGTCAGCGACATGCGGCCGGAGCGCCGGACGGGGATCATCTCCTTCCGCCCGGCGGACGCGGCCGGCGCGTTCCGGGCGCTGTCGCAGGCCGGCGTGGGATGCGTGCTGCGCGAGGGGGCCGTCCGGCTTTCCGCGCACCTGTACAATCAGCCCGAGGACGTGGCAACGGTGATGAACGTGCTGGATGGGTGGATGCCGCGATGA
- a CDS encoding threonine synthase: MTDPSNTGISGANTTFGGATHLECTRCGAMYESEVLHRLSPCCEKPLYPRYALDLIGGRLRRGDLAGRSADLWRYAELLPVRDPANAVRLGEGFTPMIDAPRLASRLGVAQCWVKDEGQNPTASFKARGLCMAISRAKELGVTEVGIPSAGNAGSATAAYAAAAGMTAHVVVPNDTPHPIIEEMRALGADVELLAGLITDCAARVAEGTRDHGWFDLSTLKEPYRVEGKKTMGYEVAEQLGWTLPDVIVYPTGGGTGLVGMWKAFDEMERLGWIGPERPRMVCVQAEGCAPMVRAFEQGTEYAEPWVDAHTYASGLRVPRAVGDFLILDALRSSGGAALAVSDDEMREWTRIVGADTGVFCAPEGAATAVATARLRQLGAIRPDDRVVLFNTGSGLKYVV, from the coding sequence ATGACTGATCCATCGAACACCGGCATCAGCGGCGCGAACACCACGTTCGGCGGGGCCACGCACCTGGAGTGCACCCGCTGCGGCGCCATGTACGAGAGCGAGGTGCTTCACCGGCTTTCGCCCTGCTGCGAAAAGCCGCTGTACCCCCGGTACGCGCTCGACCTGATCGGCGGGCGGCTGCGGCGCGGCGACCTGGCCGGGCGCTCGGCAGACCTGTGGCGCTACGCCGAGCTGCTGCCGGTGCGCGACCCCGCCAACGCCGTCCGCCTGGGCGAGGGGTTCACCCCCATGATCGACGCACCGCGGCTGGCCAGCCGGCTGGGCGTGGCGCAGTGCTGGGTAAAGGACGAGGGGCAGAACCCCACCGCGTCGTTCAAGGCGCGCGGTCTGTGCATGGCCATCTCGCGCGCCAAGGAGCTGGGCGTCACCGAGGTGGGCATCCCCTCGGCGGGCAACGCGGGGAGCGCCACCGCCGCCTACGCCGCCGCCGCGGGGATGACGGCCCACGTCGTTGTTCCCAACGACACGCCGCACCCCATCATCGAGGAGATGCGGGCGCTGGGTGCAGACGTCGAGCTGCTGGCGGGGCTGATCACCGACTGCGCCGCCCGTGTGGCCGAGGGCACGCGCGATCACGGCTGGTTCGACCTGTCCACGCTCAAGGAGCCGTACCGCGTGGAAGGCAAGAAGACGATGGGCTACGAGGTGGCCGAGCAGCTCGGGTGGACGCTGCCCGACGTCATCGTCTATCCCACCGGCGGCGGAACCGGGCTGGTGGGGATGTGGAAGGCGTTCGACGAGATGGAGCGGCTGGGGTGGATCGGCCCGGAGCGCCCGCGGATGGTGTGCGTGCAGGCGGAAGGCTGCGCGCCCATGGTCCGTGCCTTCGAGCAGGGCACCGAGTACGCCGAGCCCTGGGTAGACGCGCACACCTACGCCTCGGGGCTGCGCGTTCCCCGCGCCGTGGGCGACTTCCTGATTCTGGACGCGCTGCGCAGCTCCGGCGGCGCCGCCCTGGCCGTCAGCGACGACGAGATGCGCGAGTGGACGCGCATCGTGGGCGCCGACACGGGCGTGTTCTGCGCGCCGGAAGGGGCCGCCACCGCCGTGGCCACCGCGCGCCTGCGTCAGCTGGGTGCCATCCGCCCCGACGACCGCGTTGTGCTGTTCAACACGGGGAGCGGGCTCAAGTACGTCGTCTGA
- a CDS encoding regulatory protein RecX, producing the protein MKITAMEPQKHDPDRVSVFVDGEFRMGVSMEIAHAAHLRVGSEVTEARLAEVERRDRGWQAREAALHLLAVRPRAAVELARRLRMKGYEPEVTDEVIERLRELGMIDDAAFAGTVVRDRVRLRPSGARRLQSELRAKGVDEEVAREAIRDTLEGEGTDERELALRAAEKWRTRPGEERDPARRRLQGFLARRGFGGETIREVIDEVLPAGEFD; encoded by the coding sequence ATGAAGATCACCGCCATGGAGCCGCAGAAGCACGATCCCGATCGGGTGAGCGTGTTCGTGGACGGCGAGTTCCGCATGGGCGTGTCGATGGAAATCGCCCACGCCGCCCACCTGCGCGTGGGCAGCGAGGTGACCGAGGCGCGCCTGGCCGAGGTGGAGCGGCGCGACCGGGGATGGCAGGCGCGCGAGGCCGCGCTGCACCTGCTGGCGGTGCGCCCGCGCGCGGCGGTGGAGCTTGCCCGGCGGCTGCGGATGAAGGGCTACGAGCCCGAGGTGACGGACGAGGTCATCGAACGCCTCCGCGAGCTGGGGATGATCGACGACGCGGCGTTCGCGGGGACGGTGGTGCGCGACCGCGTGCGCCTGCGCCCCTCCGGCGCGCGGCGGCTGCAGAGCGAGCTGCGCGCCAAGGGCGTGGACGAGGAGGTGGCGCGCGAGGCCATCCGCGACACGCTGGAGGGCGAGGGCACCGACGAGCGGGAGCTGGCCCTGCGCGCGGCGGAAAAGTGGCGCACACGCCCCGGCGAGGAGCGCGACCCCGCCCGGCGCAGGCTGCAGGGCTTTCTCGCGCGCCGCGGCTTCGGCGGAGAAACCATCCGCGAGGTGATCGACGAAGTGCTCCCGGCTGGCGAGTTCGACTGA
- a CDS encoding protoporphyrinogen/coproporphyrinogen oxidase: MNGPRFAAAVVGAGPAGLAAALRLQGLGAAVTVFDSAPAAGGRACTDSVAGFHVDPAVQLLSSGYASTLRVARAVGADRLLQRSPGRDALWRKGRAHEVVYGSPASMLASGALPLALKLRMGAQYLPFLQRHGSALDLAALERAAGAGLDAESAAAWGQRELGSDFVDLLVAPLLATLYGTGADEASAGFYHALAHQGMNLQVMALAGGVGEFGRACAERIASGAGSLRLGTPVHAVETDGARVQLSGDGWTESFDAAVLAMPAPAALGVAKFLTPQAAERLARVRVRPAASLALLLDRPLGVRWFGLSFARGESRVAAALCAEENKVSGLVPPGKGLLVVFAQPRTAERLAGADAAEALRELMPDVARVFPRIESTVQETRLYTWRHGWTVFYPGHLGALPALRSAAFDAAGRVALTGDYLYAPTVEGAVTSGLAAAERLASRIVPNP, translated from the coding sequence CGCCGCCGCCGTCGTGGGCGCCGGCCCCGCCGGGCTGGCCGCCGCGCTGCGCCTGCAGGGGCTGGGCGCGGCGGTCACCGTCTTCGATTCCGCGCCCGCCGCCGGGGGGCGCGCCTGCACCGACTCCGTCGCGGGCTTCCACGTAGACCCGGCCGTCCAGCTGCTCAGCTCTGGCTACGCCTCCACCCTTCGCGTGGCCCGGGCCGTGGGCGCCGACCGCCTGCTCCAGCGCTCGCCTGGGCGCGACGCGCTCTGGCGCAAGGGGCGCGCGCACGAGGTGGTCTACGGATCCCCCGCCAGCATGCTGGCCTCGGGCGCCCTTCCGCTCGCCCTGAAGCTGCGGATGGGTGCGCAGTACCTTCCCTTCCTGCAGCGCCACGGGTCTGCGTTGGACCTGGCGGCGCTGGAGCGCGCTGCGGGCGCCGGGCTGGACGCCGAGTCCGCCGCGGCGTGGGGGCAGCGCGAGCTGGGGTCCGACTTCGTGGACCTGCTGGTCGCTCCGCTGCTGGCCACGCTGTACGGCACCGGCGCCGACGAGGCCAGCGCCGGCTTCTACCACGCCCTCGCTCACCAGGGGATGAACCTGCAGGTGATGGCGCTGGCCGGCGGCGTCGGCGAGTTCGGCCGGGCCTGCGCCGAGCGCATCGCCAGCGGGGCGGGGTCCCTTCGCCTCGGTACGCCCGTGCACGCGGTGGAGACGGACGGCGCGCGCGTGCAGCTCTCCGGCGACGGGTGGACGGAATCGTTCGATGCGGCCGTCCTGGCCATGCCCGCGCCCGCCGCCCTGGGCGTTGCTAAATTTCTGACACCCCAGGCCGCGGAAAGGTTGGCGCGGGTGCGCGTGCGGCCCGCGGCGTCTCTCGCGCTGCTCTTGGACCGCCCCCTGGGGGTGCGCTGGTTCGGACTGTCGTTCGCGCGGGGCGAGTCGCGTGTGGCGGCCGCGCTGTGCGCCGAAGAGAACAAGGTTTCCGGGCTGGTGCCTCCCGGCAAGGGGCTGCTGGTGGTCTTCGCCCAGCCCCGCACCGCCGAGCGCCTGGCCGGCGCCGACGCGGCGGAGGCCCTGCGCGAGCTGATGCCCGACGTGGCTCGCGTGTTTCCGCGCATCGAGAGCACGGTGCAGGAGACGCGGCTGTACACCTGGAGGCACGGGTGGACGGTGTTCTATCCTGGCCACCTGGGCGCCCTTCCCGCGCTTCGCAGTGCCGCATTCGACGCCGCCGGCCGTGTGGCGCTCACGGGCGACTATCTCTATGCGCCCACCGTGGAGGGCGCCGTCACCTCCGGCCTCGCCGCGGCCGAGCGCTTGGCCTCGCGTATCGTTCCGAATCCCTGA
- the tnpA gene encoding IS200/IS605 family transposase, whose translation MRSPWTQLYLHFTWATWDRYPFLTAPVRTRVYQCIQAECGRMGAEVIAIGGIKDHVHLLVRVPATLAPANLAKQVKGASSHLMNHEIARGETFKWQGGYGVFSVSKSDVPRIRDYVLRQEQHHREKRLDPELEPTMSEAARPSMH comes from the coding sequence ATGCGAAGCCCTTGGACACAGCTGTACCTGCACTTCACTTGGGCTACGTGGGACCGGTATCCTTTTCTGACCGCGCCCGTCCGCACCCGAGTGTACCAGTGCATCCAGGCCGAGTGTGGTCGGATGGGTGCCGAGGTGATCGCCATCGGGGGCATCAAGGATCACGTTCACCTGCTGGTTCGGGTTCCGGCCACGCTGGCGCCCGCGAACCTCGCGAAGCAGGTGAAAGGCGCGTCGTCGCACCTGATGAACCACGAGATCGCCCGCGGCGAGACGTTCAAGTGGCAGGGCGGATACGGCGTCTTCAGCGTGTCGAAGAGCGATGTGCCAAGGATTCGTGACTACGTCCTGCGGCAGGAGCAGCACCACCGGGAAAAGCGCCTGGACCCGGAACTGGAGCCCACGATGTCCGAAGCAGCCCGGCCATCGATGCACTGA
- a CDS encoding SH3 domain-containing C40 family peptidase, which yields MRAAVDDVQMLVQEVRDRHAPDPRTAVFEVEVEVRGDAVKFLGFTSEPDAALELHRRAAELTAWREVVDAVQVLPEAHPEEMVHALVTSAVAPMMGGPAVRSTQVSQAVLGSRLIVFRREGRWLQCKGPDGYIGWIHAGYVALKDETAARGWELGADGDVWISLGADVLADDGEVLMRLPWNSRVVRDSEGLALLPDGRKGHVRGELVPLGARALGFPADGAAVAESSARWMGVPYLWGGVTMGGVDCSGFVQALYKLHGHALPRDSDQQSRTGAEVEPGDDFANLRAGDLLFFAEEPGRCTHVAMSTGGPHIIHASLGNGGVARNDMSGRRSYERELRRIFLWARRMV from the coding sequence ATGAGGGCTGCGGTGGACGACGTGCAGATGCTGGTGCAGGAGGTGCGCGACCGGCACGCGCCCGACCCGCGCACCGCGGTGTTCGAGGTAGAAGTGGAGGTGCGCGGCGACGCGGTGAAGTTCCTGGGGTTCACCTCCGAGCCCGATGCCGCGCTGGAGCTCCATCGCCGCGCGGCGGAGCTTACGGCTTGGCGCGAGGTGGTGGACGCCGTGCAGGTGCTGCCCGAGGCGCACCCGGAAGAGATGGTGCACGCGCTGGTCACCTCCGCCGTGGCGCCCATGATGGGCGGACCCGCCGTCCGCAGCACGCAGGTGTCGCAGGCCGTGCTGGGCAGCCGGCTGATCGTGTTTCGCCGCGAGGGGCGCTGGCTGCAGTGCAAGGGCCCGGACGGCTACATCGGCTGGATCCACGCGGGCTACGTGGCGCTCAAGGACGAGACCGCGGCCCGCGGGTGGGAGCTGGGGGCGGATGGGGACGTGTGGATTTCGCTGGGTGCCGACGTGCTGGCCGACGACGGCGAGGTGCTGATGCGGCTGCCGTGGAACTCCCGGGTGGTCCGCGATTCCGAGGGGCTCGCGCTGCTTCCCGATGGCCGCAAGGGACACGTCCGGGGCGAGCTGGTGCCGCTGGGGGCGCGGGCGCTGGGATTTCCGGCGGACGGCGCCGCCGTGGCGGAGTCGTCGGCCCGGTGGATGGGCGTGCCGTACCTGTGGGGTGGCGTGACGATGGGCGGCGTGGACTGCTCGGGCTTCGTGCAGGCGCTGTACAAGCTGCACGGCCACGCGCTGCCCCGCGACTCCGACCAGCAGTCGCGCACAGGGGCCGAGGTGGAGCCGGGGGACGACTTCGCCAACCTGCGCGCGGGCGACCTGCTCTTCTTTGCGGAGGAGCCCGGCCGATGCACGCACGTGGCTATGTCCACCGGCGGCCCGCACATCATCCACGCGTCGCTGGGCAACGGCGGCGTTGCGCGCAACGACATGTCGGGCCGCCGCAGCTACGAGCGCGAGCTGCGCCGCATCTTCCTCTGGGCGCGCCGCATGGTGTAA
- a CDS encoding energy transducer TonB — MFEYASGIKKPGRRGTLAAALSAAALHVVLVALILWMGHSGVLLALEPTGTGPVLAFPEGGGGGGGGSAGTELVTYVDIAPPAPTVEPEPVPEVVEDVLVPPEPTPVPPPPTPAPAEAQPRPPAPTPPVSAGTGGGTGAGQGPGEGPGQGPGVGPGSGGGSGGGTGGGIGSGVGPGTGGGASRIRPPATDLLLIPPDKPRGVASQEVTIRFRVDVRGRVREARLLTSTGNRGYDERIRRWGMELQFRPAVSLDTNRPVEAETEITISV; from the coding sequence GTGTTCGAGTACGCCAGCGGGATCAAGAAGCCAGGCCGACGGGGAACGCTGGCGGCGGCGTTGTCCGCCGCCGCGCTGCACGTCGTGCTGGTCGCTCTCATCCTGTGGATGGGCCACTCCGGCGTGCTGCTGGCGCTGGAGCCCACGGGCACCGGGCCGGTGCTGGCGTTTCCCGAGGGTGGCGGCGGTGGCGGGGGCGGCAGCGCGGGGACGGAGCTGGTGACGTACGTCGATATCGCGCCCCCCGCGCCCACCGTCGAACCGGAGCCCGTTCCGGAGGTGGTGGAGGACGTGCTGGTGCCGCCCGAGCCCACGCCGGTGCCGCCGCCGCCCACGCCCGCCCCGGCGGAGGCGCAGCCGCGTCCGCCCGCCCCCACGCCGCCCGTCTCCGCGGGCACCGGCGGGGGAACGGGCGCGGGGCAGGGACCCGGCGAAGGGCCGGGGCAGGGACCGGGTGTGGGGCCCGGCTCCGGCGGCGGATCGGGCGGGGGCACGGGCGGCGGCATCGGGTCCGGCGTGGGGCCGGGAACGGGCGGCGGGGCGAGCCGCATCCGCCCGCCCGCCACCGACCTGCTGCTGATTCCCCCCGACAAGCCGCGTGGAGTGGCCAGCCAGGAAGTCACCATCCGCTTCCGCGTGGACGTGCGGGGCAGGGTGCGCGAGGCAAGGCTGCTGACCAGCACCGGCAACCGGGGCTACGACGAGCGCATCCGGCGCTGGGGGATGGAGCTGCAGTTCCGCCCCGCCGTCAGCCTCGACACCAACCGGCCGGTGGAGGCGGAGACGGAGATCACCATCTCCGTCTAG
- a CDS encoding YdeI/OmpD-associated family protein, with protein MKAPAPELPIILFDDQAAWAAWLDEHHEASPGVWLRLAKKGAPYASVSYAEALDVALCYGWIDSQKKIFDQHSFLQKFGPRGARSIWSKVNREKVHALTEAGRMKPGGIQAVESAKADGRWDAAYDPASTATVPDDLQAALDANPKAKEFFATLNGANRYAILFRVQTAKKPETRAKRIATLVEMLERNEKIHG; from the coding sequence ATGAAAGCACCTGCTCCGGAACTGCCCATCATCCTGTTCGACGACCAGGCCGCGTGGGCCGCGTGGCTCGACGAGCACCACGAGGCGTCGCCTGGCGTGTGGCTGCGGCTGGCCAAGAAGGGCGCGCCCTACGCCTCCGTCTCGTACGCCGAGGCGCTGGACGTGGCCCTGTGCTACGGGTGGATCGACAGCCAGAAGAAGATCTTCGACCAGCACTCCTTTCTCCAGAAGTTCGGTCCTCGGGGCGCCAGGAGCATCTGGAGCAAGGTGAACCGAGAAAAGGTCCACGCGCTCACCGAGGCGGGGCGGATGAAGCCGGGCGGCATCCAGGCCGTGGAAAGCGCGAAGGCGGACGGCCGCTGGGACGCCGCGTACGACCCGGCGAGCACCGCCACCGTGCCGGACGACCTGCAAGCCGCGCTCGACGCCAATCCGAAGGCGAAGGAGTTCTTCGCCACGCTCAACGGCGCCAACCGCTACGCCATCCTCTTCCGCGTGCAGACCGCCAAGAAGCCCGAGACGCGCGCCAAGCGCATCGCCACCCTCGTGGAGATGCTGGAGCGGAACGAGAAGATCCACGGATAG